TGCGCTCATGTGGTCGGTTGTGTGCGAAAACGCCAGTCACACCAGCTGCACTTTGAAGGTTTGATATGACCTCCACTGTCTCTATGTCAAGTTTAACGGAAACTTGAGTAAATCAAAGGCATAGTTGGCACTCATAACCTGCTCttattaaatttgaatttaaacaaattCTTGAGAGGTGACAGATATTTCACCTCAGTCTACTTAACGGTGACCCCCACTGTCTGTAGGTCAGGTTTCAGACAATGTTACTGAAGAAATTCAACTGTGTCATCTCTCATGCATTTTCTAAATACTATTTAATATGAGCAAGTTATGAATGCAGGATGACTAAGTAGCCAAATTCCCCTTTACTTTCAATAAAGATTTTACGAAACTTGAGGCAGTGGGGCTCACCATGAACAAGAGTGAGGGGAAATATCTGTGTCACAACTCGGGGATCTCAAGGACTCATGAACCCTCCCAGTTTTGAAGCACAAGAATAAACTTCTACTTGCTGTCTTGTTGTTCATACATTTatctctgctgcaggatgaagagATTTCGTGTTTCAGAGACATcaaacctgcagctcctcaccaCTACCTGGTCGTCCCAACCAGACATGTAGGGAACTGTAAATCACTCAACAAGGAGGACGTGCCTTTGGGTAAGGTTTGAACAACGTGCCTGTGGAAATATTTGCACTTTGAAAAGGTTGTGACCACTGTATGTCCCTGGTTTCAATTCATGTCAACAAGTTTTATTTCACTGGCTATGCATTACTTGTATCTTGTGTGGAAAGAAATGCTAAACATGCTATGAACAAGGTATAGTTCTCACTATCTTAAATCCAGCAACTGGATAAAATGGAACGGAGTGGCAACATTGTTTGTTAGAAAAAAATCCTGATATTAATGGAAAGTAGTTTTacaagttttttgttttggttgctACACTCAGTGAAGCGGATGGTTGAGAAAGGGAAGGAGATCctacagaaaaacaatgtcaCAGACCTCAGTGACGTCAGGTAGGCTACTTTTCCTTGTTTGTACCTTTTCACACTTTCAGTTTGTGTCACATGCTCCAGTCCACTACAAAAAGAACATccccaaacattttcagtgatGGCGCTTTTGTATCTGGATCATATCAACCTCAGGCACAGAGTTACTTACGTTTCTCTGATAACAAATAGCGATTGGCACTGATAATCGGACACAGATAAAAGTTCTAATTATCAGTACTGATCATTATAGTATGTATTTTGGAGTAGTTTCACCTTTGAACTATATTTACCAAGTGAGCATTAGTACTTTATCTAATGGCAACTGTGATAAATAATTTAGTAAGATGCTGTGTGATTGTTTCTGAGTGATTACTGAGCTTTGGTAACATCCCGGTTGCTTTGTTGTTGTAACAGCTCAGCGCCATTAAACTCAGTAAACATCGTTGTCAACACTAACACTCTCCTGTGACTGCAGGTTTGGTTTCCATTGGCCCCCATTCTGTTCGGTTACACACTTACACCTTCATGTCCTGGCGCCCGCCAGCCAAATGGGCTTCATGTCCCGCCTATTCTACAGGCTCAATTCCTATTGGTTTATCACGGTAAGCcccattttttacatttgtgtttggctttatatattgtatataattgAGTTATTAGCAAAGTGTCAATCTCTTGCACGCACCATGTTTTAAAAGACTTGTGatgttatatttttcttatCTGATTAATCCCCAGCCAGTCTTTACTGTGCCTGCACATTTCTGTCTCTTATTTTGAAGTGGGATTCCAGTTTCTCTTCACAAGATGAGTCCATAATAATATGGTTGGGTTTTTGGACATAGATTAAAAGTAAAGCCAGATGCTGCCACCTGCTTGGAGACCGCACAACATAGACCTACAGTCAAACTCATATTTAGTCCAGGTCATCAGTTAAGTCATGTCAGTGTTTAAGATGAAGCAGGTCTGTTGtcattatattttctgttttgtcttttcgTGTATGTTTTGCAGGCGGAGCAGCTGATTGAACTTCTCAACTCTAAAGAATAGACCGACTGACCACTTGAATCCACTTCCTGCAGGACTCGGCTGGGATGCAGTGACTGGACAATCCAGCCTCTTGCAGTTGTCATGTTGGATGTTGCACGCCCACATTAGATGGCTGCCTCTTTGAACacattaaataatatttgtaaTTCCATGATGTTTGTAATAAGTGCCCACttaggttttttgttttgtgagaaCACTTCACACTTAAAGCCAAAGTGAAAGCTTTAACAAAGCCAAATGTGTCTAGCTGCTTGAGACCTTAACAtaagtttttgtatttttacagaagaagaagtgaattAAATCTTCTTTTATCCGCCAAAGATAAGTCATTATTCACTCTTTGGACCAAGTTATAGACAGTGTAATCCAGAGCTTGTTGTTTAAGGCAGTCTTTTTCTActgagaggacaggagagatgaATTGAACAATAGACTTCCTGAGATCATTATCATTTCACAGCTAGAGAAGTGATGATTCATAAACTGGTCTCTTGTCATGCAGCAGTGCTTCACAGGTTTGACTTTATAGGTGTGTACTGGAATGTAAGATCGATTGATATAAATCGTATGTTGAGAGATCAAACAGGCAGTTCACCATTTACAAGGCTCTAAATTAAAAGGCTTATTTACTCATCGTTTGAATTGAAGAAATGTTCTCTAACAGTGTTAAGATATAATATGAACTAGCTAGATGGTGCATGTGGTAACTACGAATGCAGCTGTATTATTCCCTAATATATTAATGGAATGTGAAGAAATCCtactgtataaatgtgtatgCACTTTCAGAATTGTTGATTtagaataaataatttattgcTTCTTCTCAGTCTGAATATCTTCCATTGTGGTGACTTCAGTGTGTTTCTATTGTACAAAGTATAAAGTCCTAATAAGGATGTCCCTTTagaacctctctctctttcccattCATTAGTTTAAATGCAGCAGTTAGTGCTTAAGGATCACAAAACACCTCCAagtaacagaaaacaaacaggacacGGTGTCTTTAGTTACTTTATTATAAGACAATGAGAAGTGCTGGTTAATTTATCAATCCGCTGGTGCTCCTGTTAAGAAAGTAAAATGAATGTGCATGGCAGAGTGTGTGCTCTTCCAATAGCAGCAGCCTCACTAGTTCATCATACTGTCTCATACTGTGTCTTTGTGGTTCTTGTATTCTGAGTTTCAAACTACAACAAGGTTTCCTAAATTACAAGCACACTGGTAATAAATACACACTCTGAAGCACCAAGCCAAGTCGGATCAGGTTCATCCTATAGCACCATATTGTCTGTCAAAGGGAGCCTCATGTTCTATTTGGTTCACTCTCATTAACCACTCTGACTTCATCTCAGCTGCTCGCTCCAAGGCTTTACCCAGATCAAAAAGCTGTAAGGTTTCCCCACACCTTATGTAGATTAATTTCAGTGATGCTAACTGCATATGGGGTGGGAAAACCGTACAGCTTTTAATGTGGGTAAAGTATTTGTTGTACTTGAAGTAACTTAGTTGCTGCAAACACTGCTACAAAGGTGGGAAATATGAGGTAGAATTGAACTTTTACATCCATTATATCCCTGATGTCTTTAtcgttaaatataaaaacttgtTTGTCATATACCCTATTGATTACGTTCCTGGTGTGGTGGTTAGCGCTCACTCACAGCAACAAGGTTCCCGGTTTGAATCCCGGAATGGCAGTTTGCatgtttgaatttttttctgcttcctcccactatcaaaAGACTGGGTTCATTTGAGTGTCTACATTGATGGAATGATTGCTTGTCTCCGTTTGTCAGACCTGTAATGTGCTGGTGACCTGCCCAGGGTCTACCCTGCCTCTTGCTCGATGGCAGCCGatattggctccagctccctccgCGACCCTcaaaaggataagtggtatataTTATAGATGGATGAACTTTCATCCTTCTATTAGATATAGGAGCGAATGGTTTAAAGGACTATTATTCTTTTTGAAAACGGAATTGTCAACATGCTGATGGTGGCCTGACATCTTTCACTGCTCACAAATGCTGCTAATTGGCATTGTAGATGTCTGCTTTACAACATTTCTGATTGTCAAAGACTTATGTTCGTCCATTAACTTGTATGCATCTGAACAGTAGGttagattattttgtttttagcaTTTAGAGAAAATGCACTTGTACATCTAATGTTCTTTGGAGATGCACCACGAATAAAGGCATCAACACTAATCCAGTTCACTGTAACAGAGTGATAACCACATGGTCATCCTTCCCCTGCCACAGCATCTCCCCCTCAAAGTCAACCAGCCCCTGCTTCCTCGCTCGCAGAAGAATCCCCACCAGTTTATTTGAGATATTCACATAATGCTCAAACAGTTTCCCAAATTCTACACGGACCGATTTCCCATCGCAGCTGCTTCCTTCCCCTTCGCAGTCTCTCGGCTCCCCAATGTTCCTGATCACCTCACACAGCTCCTGAACCTCTGTGCTGATGCGCAAGTGAGCATCCTTCCCCCGCTGCTCCGTCATGGAGCCCTGCAGGGGCCTCCCGTAGTCCTCCTGCCCCCTCTGAGGGACTGCCCCGCTGGGCCTGGCGTCGTGACTGAAGGGGTTGTGCTTCTGGTACTCCTGGTGCTGCTCAGACCACTTCTGCCAGTTCTCCTTTAAGCCTTTCACAGAGACAATGCCCACTGCAGTGTCGTTGCCAAACTGAGCTGGGGCGTCATCTTCAGTGTCCACCGTGGCGTTGCTCTGGCTGTTTGTCCCCATCACTGGCTCTGTTAGGAGAAGATTATATAAATGCAATTGGGCATTTAAGAAAACTAATAAACCAATAACCACAACtaaactttgtggaaggatgaAGCCTGGAAGATCCCATTCAATTTAAGTTTGGATATGGGTCCAGGAAGTTTTATGACagatacatatttattattatattatttattattataatgcaTCATCTTGGTTATCAGACCAAATCCTTTGTTCAATATTTCTATTAGAAGAACTAAACAATAATATGTAATATTGTGAAACCTTGCTGTTACGGTTTGTGTTAATATGCAAATTTCATATCAACAACGTAAACACATGTCAGTAATCTTAGGGATTACAGGTTTTGTACTTTCCACCTGATTGCTGTTTTCCTGTCACACATTTCATAACAACTGAAGCAAAGACGTccaacatttgaaaaaaaatctgtgtagAAGTCTACAATGAGGAAACATCTTGCTTTGTAAAGTAGCCTGACTCGAATCAACCTGCACAACCTTTCAGAGACTTGGAGTAAACACTGATGAGACATGATTGAACTTACATGTCAGACACTGACTGGATCCCCACTTCACCTGCAGCACCCTGTCATGGTTCCAGAAGTAGAAAAAACCACATCAATCCTGTGGTTTCATGTGAATCTCACCTGGCATCACTGCAGCAGTGCTGACAACAGCAGGACTGAGCAAGAGACGCCTGGCAAACCCGCTGTGATGGACGTCTGTCTCGGCCAATGGCTGCTAGAGAAGATACTGACAGCCAATGAGCAGTGAGTATCAGGAGATGATAGGGTGCCGCTGAAGTAAAGCAGattagagaggagagaggacgcgACTTTGTCTACTCACGTTATTGTATTATACAAATCtgtgcatgacacacacacaaaaaaacatggcgATTACATAATTCatttggttaaaaataaattgtataaaGTATCTGTAAAATGGTGATAATAACCAATGATAACAAGATTcttcaaagaaaaacagccGATAATCATGACATGTGTTTAATGACCACCTGGAGAAAAATGTTGGCACCATCCAGCTTAAGTGTTTTAATAAACTAAAGAGAGGAGGCCATTCTTCAACCATTTATGGTAATTTAACAGACACCTGGGTACGTTGTTTCAGAGCCGGGTTTCCAACCGGACGTATTTTGAGATCGCAACAAAGATGGCGGCTTCCACCGGTCGAACACGCCTCCAGTATCTGCTACATCTGGCTCAGGATAATCTGGACTTCAGGTTACCGGTAACCTGCATAAACTACTCGCGGCCTCTGTCCGTTCCTTCGTGTAAAAGTTAAATCACTTGAGGAGTTGGGGGAAGAGTCCCGCCTCCCGTGCGGGGCTCTGTGTTAGCTAACACACTTAGCTTGTCAACCTGGGACAACTCACTGTCTGATGTAGCTCCATGAGAGGATCTGGTTTCTTCTACCACATTTCCTCCACACGTTTCTCCACCTgacctgtctctgtgtgttctgtcttCATGGCGGGGACCAGTTTCCGGATCAAATGGACACTAGGGCCGGATGCTATGGACAAATCAGGGGATATTGATCATTATAGCATATAATTATtcatgacacatttaaatactGATCTGTGCGCCTGATACAAGGTTGTGGGTTTAAACTACTCTTTATTACGGATAATGAGAAATCTGAGTTGTATCAGCCATATGTTATTCTTCCTCACTGTGCTTTCACAATGCataaacaataaatcaacaTATATATTGAACCTTTTTTGTATTGCTGTTGATGAAAATTACACAGTGATAACTTTTCACATGGTTTTATCGCCCAGCCCCAGTGGACCCACTTTTCAGAAGGCATCAGTTGAAATGCACACTGAAACAGAATCATGAACAGGATATTTGAGTGATTttgctttaaatatattttactcTGTTCCTGTGATAACATGTCTCCTTCCAATGAAAATAACCTAAAGGGGCATTTCTCTGATGTTGAGTACTGGTCACAATGAGAATGAAAGTACTTCTAGTGAAATTTAGAATGGCCACTGCTTTCAATCAATTTAATAAACATCCAGTTTGGAAAGCTGCCTACTGTCTGTCTGAACATGTTCTGATCACAAACTGCTGCTCTAAAACATTATTAAGAATTTGTGATGTGATGCCAATTCCGATACACTACTATATCTCAGCAACTATCAAACTTCAGACCAAACTTTTTTGAGGTCTTGATGATATTATCAACTAACTTTTGGTGAAACTTTAAATCTTCAACTGTTATAATTTCTGTTAtaatgctgttatttttttatttgggtaAAGACTTCTGTTCAGATAACTGTGAAGCaaagagctttaaaaaaacGATCTGTATTACCTGTATTTAAGGAGATGTGACACTGAGCCCATATCCAAGACGCATGCAATTTCAGTTCTTTAGTTTTCTCATGTGACCAAATCAGCTTGAAAAATACCATTAATATCTGTGATGTGTGAAACAAAAGTGTGATGGTTTGACACACAATGACCCACATGTGCATTTACCACACGAGAAAGGTCTAACAAAAGACTGCTGTTGCTCCAGCATTATTAAAACTCAGGATAATTTAGTCCTTGCTGAAACAAACTTTTAACATTCCCACACTTTATAAACGCAATTTATCCCCATTGTTTCTCCTTAATCTGCCTGTAAGTGTAATATTTTCCAATAGAGTTAAAATCATGAGTCAGTATTTGAGCTTTTTCCGCCCCCTCTTGCAGGAGATTAAGGCTCTGCTGGCCCTCAGAGGAAAACCCTTCCATCCTGGTGAACACTTCAAAGAAAAGGTTTGCATGTCCAGTGCATTTGTAATAATTCCTATTCCTTTGTTTTCCTTGCTGTGCCTAATAAAATGTGTTGCTACAGAATGACATACCAAGGCCACATCAGCCGCtgaacttttctcttcttctctccaggcTCCTTTCTGGTGTCTGGATGGTTTGGCTGAGGACGATGTCCGTGGCATCATGGCAAGATCAGTTTGTGCAAAGTGAGTGATGTCCCTGCCATGCATCCATTAATCTGTGGTCCTGTCACCTTGGCAGTATTTTCTACACTGTAGTGACTGTAATGTAGATGTATTCTAAGATGCATTTGCCTTCCAGGTCAGCTTTTGAGTTATGGGGCCACGGACAGACGCACAGTGAACTCAGAACATCCCTCCTGACCTACCCTTCAGAGCTAATGGTTTGTGGTGCTACAGtttattgttgtattgtttCATGCAGACAAACCGATGGAATCCATTTGATGCAATCTAGAGTatataataatatgtttttatttgtatttgtgctcCTCCTCCGCATTCCTCTACAGACACCATTCCTGCACAAGGACTCCACCTACAAAATCAACGTCTACACTTTCAACAAGACTCTTGAGTTTCCAGACCGAATCAAAAGGATTAATGTGAGTCCTAGGATTTGTGGGATGTGTTCAGAAATATGTGTagtgtatttttctttgtaAGCTTGTGTATACGTTCAGAGCATCATGTTCTGTTCTTTCATGTCAGGCTATGGAGTATCTTCCATTTGAGGGCACGGTGAGCCTGAAGAGCCCTCAGCACATCTTCTGCTTGTTGGAGGATTACGGCACAGACCCCAACAACATCCCCGAGGATCCATACTACATATACTTTGGCCGATGGGTGAGGCTCAGGATTTTTTGTTTGCATCAGAAGAATCATAAGAAAAGCTtacctgcagctgaacactcCTCATCCTGTACCAGATAGCGGACGGCCAGCGTGAACTGATTCGCTCCCACAGTGTGAAGAACAGACACTTTATCGGAAACACCAGTATGGATGCTGGCCTGTCATTCATCATGGCAAACCACGCTGGGGTCAAAGAGAATGACCTGGTTTTTGACCCCTTTGTTGGCACAGGTGAGTTATTTCTGCCTCTGCCCATCACCCACAGACTTCCACCTGTGTGTGGGACATCCTGAGTCagttctttgtctctgtttcagGAAGCCTGTTGGTAGCATGTTCTCATTTTGGATCCTATGTCTGTGGAATTGACATTGATTACAACACCATTCACGGCAGAGGTAAGTTTTGTCTACTCGTAGCTTACTTGGTCTTATTACGTTATTATCACAGAGATTTCCTAAATGTGCGTTTGTTGTTCAGGTCGCTCGAGCCGTACAAACCAGAAATGGCGAGGACCCGATGAGAATATCAGAGCTAACCTGCGGCAATATGGAAAAGAGAAGATGTATGTGGATGTGATGGTGTCCGATGCATCCAAGTCTGTGTGGAGGGAGGCTGCTCTGTTCGACGCCATTATTACTGATCGTAGGTGCTGCTTATGTtcttaacaaacacatttaacattttagaaATTCAGAGTATGAAAACCTTTTGTTGATGTATCGTAACTGTGGTATAATTCTAGCTGCTTATTTTTTTAGATGGGGCTGTTAACATTTTGTCCTGGTAGCGGATTCTGAGACAACATATCCAAATCGGTGCTTGTCCATAAACCTTAAGTTTTGCCAAACCACCATTGTAGAAATGATCTGCTTTACTTGTACACATTTTACTTGTAGTGTTCAACGCGCTGGATTACAGTTTTTTGCTGTATTACAACCAGCCTGTGCTCGACCTACACGTCTGCAGACTTCAGGTTCCTTTCTTCTCGTCTTTTGTTAGCTCCACCAAGATTTTATTGAAACCAAGTATCAGATccaggaatattttttttcactttccttaTCTCAATGGcgtgtttttcaatattttggtgaatttctcaagaaataatgcCAATGTCTTAATGAAATCAAGCAGAAATATTTGGAGGACTGTGCACAATTTGAATTCTGAGTTCTTGTTTTTGAaattcctctgtgtttcttttgtttacagctccaTATGGTATCCGTGAGTCCACAAGGCGAACAGGCTCCCACAAAGACGTCACTAAACCTGCTGACGGCTTGTAAGTTCACCTTCTATCTTACCAACACTGATATCAGACAGTAATATTGGCTGGGCCTGTTTCTCTGAGATAATTTTAAAAGCATAAGCCAAACGTGCTCAAGAGCAACTTTCCATTAGATCCTTAAACAATCTCTCCAACTGTAAAACTTgagcaaatcatttttttaatgtcaaatgtgTATTTGTCATCATTACTCTGTTCTAACCTTgttcacatttttttcaatCTTCTACCCAGATATTTAGAGTCTCACGTCCCCGTCTCACAGGCGTACCATCTCAGCGACATCTTCACAGACCTGTTAAACTTCTCAGCTCTTCACCTGGTTATTGGTGGGAGGCTCGTCTATTGGCTGCCTGTCTACAGGCCAGAGTGAGTCTGCAAACTGACTGTATGTTGAGCCTGTTCACAATCATGGTTTTTCGTAGTTTATGTTTTAATTCAGCCTCTGACAGTTACATTCAGGCTCAGTTAAGCATGCTGATGTCTGTTACTGTCATACCTGACTGTCTTACTGACACTTCATTTATGActtatattttttctgtttaaaacatGCCTTGGTGCAAAAAGATTTATGTTCACATACATTCTATTTATAAAACAGGGTAAACTGTGGTAACAATGGAGAgccctgttttttttaaatgatgctaTTCTCCAAATAATAGTTTCTATCAATAGGGGGCAGACTTATACCATAAACCACAACTGCACAATACAGACTTAAAATGCAGAGCACAACCTCCAAAACTATAATTGACAACATGAATTGCTTAAATAACCTAACAACATGAAGAAAAGACAGATCATATTATAAAAAAGGTAACTTTTTATAAAATCCAAAAGTTATATTTAATTGAACCTGGCTTTGTAAATCCATAAGAAACACAAAACGAGCGTTCCACTTCACTTTCccacttgttttttgttttacctttGAGCATTTCCCTTCAGCACTATTCCATTCCCACTCCTATAAAACATGGACCTCTTTATGTGACCACCTGTGTGCATGAcagtgttcaggtgtgttgagGGTTTCCCGCCCATACAGCTTGGCCTCAGTAAACCACAACTGAAAGTTTGGGAGTTGACCACATGTAAGAAGGCTCCTCTGAAACAGAGTTGTACATTGTTGGATGTTCTGCGTTTTAAGCAGAAAGTGTAAGTGCTGACTGGAAGTGCAGGTGTTTGACTGTTCAGGCTTAAAAACAGACTGTGGCAGTAACTGAAGAAAAACCCTGCAGGGCTGAGACTCCTTCAGGGCCCTGATTATAGGACCGGGAAGGCAATACGACCATCGTGcatcctctctttttctccaagtgtgtttgtgaaaaagtACAAATGTACCAAACACTGCTTGCCAATCTTTGACTTTTGTTCACATCCCTTTGCATTTGTCAATTTAAGCAACACCATGTTAtatttactgagcaacagcacCCTCTGCAGCGCTATGTActgatttatttagtttcttaTAAACGGAACAGAAACGCAACTAAAAGCTGGacattacccatgatccccggcttcttGAAACAGAAGAGGGGCTGCTACAACAAATACACCAAAgtctgtttagaattcttcatcTATATATTTCCAAACCAAATATTGGAGATACTTTTTATTGGAGATGCATTACCCTTGATCTTCTAGGCCTGATTCTTCTAACTTAAGCAGCGATTATCATGGCTTAGGGTATTAAGGTTGCACTGGGAATGAAAGCTGCACCATTTTCCCTATTCCAAGTCAGTGTATCATCGAACCCATCTAGAAACTGCTACTTTAAGGGAAAGCGTGGCATAGTTTATGTTTCTAAATAGGCATGGATGTGTGTGGTCTGGTATATGAGCACATGCATACATGTGTGTCGTCATGTTCACACATTTGTCTTTGCTACTCATCTACCGGTGCTCTACTCTGTGCCTGTCAGAGCACTGAGCCAAAATAAACGTCTGAGGCCAGCCAAGTCAGATATGTGAACTATCTGTCCTTGTGGTCTGCACGCCGAcctaccagtgtgtgtgtttctgtgcacaaTCCCAACGTGTGTTTTTCAatatgtatgtctgtgtgtgtaagctcAGACGTAGCCTGTCTCCTGGGCCTAATCTGGGGCTCTACAGGGGAGATATCAGGTTTCTATCACCCCCACATATGTGGCTATGGCTGTGATAGAACCAATggggattgtgtgtgtctgtctgcctcatGAGAAAggggagttgtgtgtgtgtgtgtctgatgacagGGGACATAAAGTCCTGTCAGTAAGAGACGGCACCTACATCAGGTTAGACCCCTTAAACTCTCTTACCTGTCTCCCCCTTTTAATAATATATACGACCGAAAGAAAACGTATAAAGACAGACGATGGAGCATCCGTCAGCACAGCCATAAACTCACCTAATTACAACATAAACAA
The DNA window shown above is from Platichthys flesus chromosome 11, fPlaFle2.1, whole genome shotgun sequence and carries:
- the trmt11 gene encoding tRNA (guanine(10)-N2)-methyltransferase homolog, whose protein sequence is MAASTGRTRLQYLLHLAQDNLDFRLPEIKALLALRGKPFHPGEHFKEKAPFWCLDGLAEDDVRGIMARSVCAKSAFELWGHGQTHSELRTSLLTYPSELMTPFLHKDSTYKINVYTFNKTLEFPDRIKRINAMEYLPFEGTVSLKSPQHIFCLLEDYGTDPNNIPEDPYYIYFGRWIADGQRELIRSHSVKNRHFIGNTSMDAGLSFIMANHAGVKENDLVFDPFVGTGSLLVACSHFGSYVCGIDIDYNTIHGRGRSSRTNQKWRGPDENIRANLRQYGKEKMYVDVMVSDASKSVWREAALFDAIITDPPYGIRESTRRTGSHKDVTKPADGLYLESHVPVSQAYHLSDIFTDLLNFSALHLVIGGRLVYWLPVYRPEYCEETVPLNPCLRLISNCEQMLSSHTSRRLITMEKIKEPEEFDSLAHLADPRFSPFQGHNAFREKYFSGVNKRKEENKSDLNGE
- the si:dkey-29b11.3 gene encoding actin-binding Rho-activating protein-like produces the protein MGTNSQSNATVDTEDDAPAQFGNDTAVGIVSVKGLKENWQKWSEQHQEYQKHNPFSHDARPSGAVPQRGQEDYGRPLQGSMTEQRGKDAHLRISTEVQELCEVIRNIGEPRDCEGEGSSCDGKSVRVEFGKLFEHYVNISNKLVGILLRARKQGLVDFEGEMLWQGKDDHVVITLLQ
- the hint3 gene encoding histidine triad nucleotide-binding protein 3: MAEVPVTQSAQAEVPKSSSEPAEGYDKKCIFCKIVHNEMGTELLLCDEEISCFRDIKPAAPHHYLVVPTRHVGNCKSLNKEDVPLVKRMVEKGKEILQKNNVTDLSDVRFGFHWPPFCSVTHLHLHVLAPASQMGFMSRLFYRLNSYWFITAEQLIELLNSKE